The Spiroplasma citri genomic sequence TTAAAAACAATGAATGAATCAGATCCTGTTTTAAAAGAAATGTTAAAAGAATTTAAATTTAATAATAAGCAGGGGAATGAACTAAAAACTGAACATAATTGTGAAACACATAATTTACAAGTTAAAAAATTTAATTCCGAAGAAACTACTATTCCTAATACTTATGGAAACTTGGTACAACCATTAAATAACAATTTGAATATTATTAATACTAATAGTCAAATTGAACCACAGGGATTAGAAACAAGAGAAGAAATTAAATTGACAAGATATCCTGCGATTCAATCAATGATTATGTCTCAAGCACATGTGCCACCATTAACAATTAATAGTGAAATTGATATGTCATCAATTATTGATCAACAACGAAAATTAAAAAATGCTAATGCTGACCATGGTGTTCGTTTTTCAACAATGAGTTTTTTAGTAAAAGCAGTTTCGTTAGTTCTAAGTGAATATCCAAAATTAAATTCATATTATGATTCTAAAACGAATCAAATTGTAATTAAAAATTCGCAACACATTGGTTTAGCAACAGAAACTAGCGAGGGATTAGTCATTCCAGTTATTAAATTTGCTGAACGAATGAGTTTAAAACAAATTGCAATTAACATTCAAGAAACAATTGAACGTTTACGTCAAGGTGAATTATATGATTATGAATTAAAAGGAAGTACTATTACTATTGCCAACTATGGAATGGTTGGAGCAGTTAATGCAACACCAACAATTTTTTATCCTAATTCAGCAGTAATTGGTGTTGGACGTATCGTTCGTAAACCAATTGTTATAAAAGGCGATAAACTAGTAATTCGTTCAATAATGAATCTTGCTTTAACAATTGATCAACGAATTATTGATGCTGCAGAAGCAGGGATTTTCTTAACACGAGTAAAAGAAATTTTAGAGTCACCAGAATTAATTACATTATCATAAAAAAATCTTATTAATTTGGCATCATGTAATCGAAGTGCAACAAATCAATTCTGAAAGGAGTTGATTTTTTATTGAAAAGAAACATTATTTTATTTTGCGGTCCTTAGTAACTAAGTATGGAAAAGATATTGTTATTAATACTGTAAATAAGATAGTAATTAATAATTTAAAAGAAAATGAATAAATTATCCGCGTAATTTATTAGCGGTAATTTATTCAATATTGTTTATTTTGAGCGTAGCGAACACGCGGAGCGTGACGCGATATTTTTTAGAAAGGAGATGTATTATGCCAACTTGATTAACGACAATATTTAGTGTTGTTATTGTATTAGCAATTTTTCTTTATTTTGGTTTATTAATTTACCAAAAAATTAAACAAATTCGAGGAAAGAAAAAAGATAAAAAAGAAATTGAAAGAAAGGAGAGTAATAAATAATGTTAGGTATGTATTTAACAACAGCGTTTAATTTTTTAACAGCACCTACACCTAAAACTATGTCTGAGGGTATGACTGGTATTTGAACTGATTTATCTAGTGCATTATGAAAAGTTAAAGAAGGTATAACAAATATTTTACCTGAGATAATGGTTTTCTTAGGTGAAGCGTGAGTTATATTAATTCCATTTGCTATATTTTGTATTATTAAAATCTTAAACTTTTTCCGTGTTATGGTTAAAGGATTTTAATATTTATTATAATCTATTATATATCTTAGCTATGGCACACTAGCTTTTATGTGAATTAAATAAATAATTTTGTTGTTTATTTTTGCACTATACACTGTTTACAAATTTATTTTTTAATAAACTTTATTACTATCGTTAATATTGGGATAATAAATATCCCTATTATACATATAAATTTAACTATATTTTCTATAGTTGATAACTCTATATTGTTTATTATTCATAATATTGAGTCTGTTATGAAAAATATTTTTTTAGTAGGATTTAATAAAAATAAGAATATTTCTATTAAGGGTCATACTAGTAATAGATTTGGGAAATAAATTTTTATAATATTTTTTATAAATACACCTACTTTTTTTAAAAACTTGTAAACAGTATATAGTGTAAAAATATCAACTTAATTATATTTAAGGTATTATTATGGTTTTCTCTCTGTATAAAAATATTTATAAATTTGTTAATTTATTAAAAATTCAAATAATAAATTTAAAAGTTATTATTAAAATTATTATTAGTGAAATAATTGTTTTAATTGGTGATACCATTCATGATAATCAAAAAATAGATGGTATCACATTTGTAAAAAATGAATTTATTAAATAGAAAAATGAATTTATTATTTCTTCGATATTTTATTTCTTCTTTCTATTTAAAATAATTTATACAGAGAGAAAACCATAATAATATCAACTTAATTATAAACTTATGATTTTATATTTTAATAACTATTGTTAAAAATTAAATAGTATTTTTCAGTGTGCCAATTTTTATTATTTTTATATTTAACAATGTTTATTAACAGTGTTTATTAAACATTAAATAAACAATATATTAGCATTATGTATAACATTGTTAATAATCAGTGTTTATTACAATTAAAAAACATTATATAAACATTATTTATAACATTGTTTATTAAACAAATATTTAGTTAGGAGATTATCTTATGGATATAAAATTTAAAACAACTAAGGAATGTAAAAAATTAAAGAGAGATTTTATTATTAGGAATTTTGTTTTTGGTTTTGTTTATTTTCAATTTTTCATTGTTCTTATTGAAATTATTGTAGGTCTTGTTTTGTTTTCAAATAGAGAAATAATTGTTGGTATTTTACTTTTTTCTTTATTTTTATTTTTAATATTTATTCTTTTATTTTTTATAATTCAATGTCATATATGCGAAATTAAAGAATATAAAGTTATGTTGTTAAAGAAAAGAATGTTACCGTTAGAAAATATAATTGGAGGATTAGGAAAAGGCACAATGTTAAGACCAGTAAGACGAGGAGATGATAAAATTGAGTAATTTTGTTAAGAAAAATCATAATGTAGAAAATTATTTTATTAGTAAGGAATTTATCCCTTTTACAACAGAAAAAGCAAGTTTTATTAATTTACCTAATCATAATCGTCATATTGGTTTTTGATTGAGTAATAAGTTTATTTATCCGAGTGAAAAACATTTGGAACAAGTAGCAATCGGTTTGATTTATGATAATTCTTACCCTATTGTAAAATATGATGAAAATTTAAAGCGAAATATTTGAAAATATTTAACTGGAACAGAATTAATCAATTTATATAATCAATATAAACAAAATTATTTTACTAAAATGAAAAAAGCGTTATTTTCAAGTGAACCTAAAAAAGTAAAAGCAAATAATAACAATAATAATTTAACAAATTGAAGTGTTGAAAAAGAACAAGAATTAATTAATGATTTGAAAGACTTAAATTAAATGAGTTTATATGATTATTGAGTTCAATTTGTTAGTTATATTATTGGTGCAAATGCCCCCTGAGTTTTTATATGTTATATCTTTTGTGTTATTTGTTGTTTTATTTTTTGGAATGTTTTTTAAACTTATTCAAAAAATATGGAGTTTTTAAAAATGCAAAATGATTGAATTAAATTAAAAGAGTTTTTTATTCATATATTTTTGTTTATCGATAAAACGAATGTTGAAAGTATTACAATGTGGAATTTAACGCAAAATGAATATTTAACCTTGATGGTTGGTGTTTGAGTTGTGATTTTGTTTTTAACTTGGTTTTTCTTGTGAATGGTTTTTAAGATAGTTGGGTATTTTAAATAATGAAAAAATTTATATTTTTCTTTAAAAACTATTGTTATATTAGTGGTTCAATGCTTTTGTTTAGTTTAATTGATTTATTACTTTGGTTAATTTCTTTGTATTGTGTTGGTTTAGTATTTTGAATATTATTTGCTTTGCAATGTGTATATTTTGTGTGATGATTGTGAAAAAATATTTTTTATCAGTTAAATTCTTTTGGGTTAGTAAATTTTGTTTGAGATAATCCGTTATCGGTAATTATTGGTAAGTTAGGAACTGGTAAAACATTACTTTTAACTTATTTGTCGCAAACTATGAAATTATTGACAGATGAAATTTATAGTAATTATCCGTTAGAAGATGATAAGGTTAAAGTTTTAACATTTAAAAATTTAGATTTTACTGATAGAACAAAACCCGTTCCCCTAGATGATAGTGTTATTTTATTTGATGAAAGTTATTTATATATTGACGGAACTAGTCCTCACGATGAAAAAAAAGTTCATAGTGGTAAAATACCGTGAATTGTTTTAGCGAGACATTTTGGACATCGTGCGTTGTTTACTGCTCAGCGTGAGGGTATGATTTGAAATAATATTCGCCAGTTAGCAAGTGGAATTATTATTCCAATTTCATTGAAAAAACCAGTTATTAAGAAAGGGTTTAATTTTTTTAATCGTTTCTTTATTATGCGAATTGGTATTTTTCAAGATATAACGGATTATGAAATTTGAAAAACAAAATCAGTAGAACGAACAGCAGAAGGTAAAAGAGTAAAACATAAGTCGGATGTTGGGTTAGGAATTCGGTTTTTTAAAATAATTATTCCCCTTGAATTCGCTAATAAGTATGATAGTCAATGGTTAAAGTTTGTGCGTGATTTAAAGAATGATGAAATTGTTAATAAAAAAGAATATTATTGGTCGGAAATCACAAAATTAAGTGTTAAAGAACGATTGGAGTTATTTGATATTGATATTTTGAAAAAGAATTTAAAACCTAAAAAAGAGAAAGGAAATGGTAAAGATGATTAATTTATTAGTTGAAAATAATAATAGTAATTGAGACAAGATTTTTAGTTTTGTTTTTGATATATTTTTGTTTATTTTTGATGTAATTTGAAATACAAAATTACCGATGACAAATACGTCAATTGCTTATTTTTTAATCTTTTTTATGGTTATTAAGTTATCGATTTATGCAATTCACGGGACATCAACACAATATAATAATTTAGGTTCAACAGTTAATAATGGTGTTTCACAAGTATATTCTTCAACAGTTCGCGGTGTTTCTGATACTAAACAAGGTATGCAAAAACATATTAAAGAGCGTAAACAATTTAAAATTAATCGTAATAAAAAACAATTATCAAGTTTAGCAAAACAAGCAAAAACAAGAGAACAAGGATATAGGAGAGTGCATAAGTAATGATTAAATTAGTTTTATTGGTGGCGGCGATTGCGATATTTGGAACTGGTTTTATTACTGTTATTATTAATCAATTTACATCAGCAAAAAATATTATTAT encodes the following:
- a CDS encoding DUF3627 domain-containing protein; amino-acid sequence: MIKLSNFVKKNHNVENYFISKEFIPFTTEKASFINLPNHNRHIGFWLSNKFIYPSEKHLEQVAIGLIYDNSYPIVKYDENLKRNIWKYLTGTELINLYNQYKQNYFTKMKKALFSSEPKKVKANNNNNNLTNWSVEKEQELINDLKDLN
- a CDS encoding DUF2649 domain-containing protein, which codes for MQNDWIKLKEFFIHIFLFIDKTNVESITMWNLTQNEYLTLMVGVWVVILFLTWFFLWMVFKIVGYFK